The DNA region ATCGACTGCATCCGCTCCGTCACCGACAAGCCGATCAGCCATGTCGTGCTGACCCACTACCACGCTGTCCGCGTTCTTGGGGCCAGCGCCTTCGGTGCGAGCCAGATCATCATGTCGGAAGCCGCCCGCAACATGGTGGTGGAACGGGGGCAGGAAGATTGGGACAGCGAGTTCCAGCGCTTCCCCCGCCTCTTCCAGGGCCACGAGAGCATCCCCGGCCTGACCTGGCCGACCACCACGTTCAACGGCAAGATGTCGGTCTGGCTCGGCAAGCGGCGGGTCGACATCCTTCAACTTGGCCGCGCCCATACAGCGGGCGATGCGGTCATTCATGTGCCGGATGCGAACGTGATGTTCACCGGCGACATCGTCGAAGCCCATTCCGCCTGCTACTGCGGCGACGGCCACTTCTCCGACTGGGGCGGCACGCTGGAAGCGATCCGCGCCTACGACCTGGACGCCATCGCGCCGGGCCGGGGCGATGCCGTGGTGGGCCGCGCGGCGGTGAACGGTGCGCTGGACCGAACGAAGGACTTCGTGGACAGCACCTTCCGCCCCGTTGCCCGGGTCGCGGCCCGCAACGGCTCGCTGAAAGAGGCCTGGGATGCCTGCCGCGCCGCTTGTGATCCGAAGTTCAAGGACTACGCGATCTACGAACACTGCCTGCCCTTCAATGTCGCCCGCGCCTATGACGAGGCGCGCGGGCTGGACCATCCCCGCATCTGGACCGCGCAGCGCGATCTGGAGATGTGGGCGGCGCTGCAGGGCTGACGGAGACCGCCATGAACCAGCCCGTCCGCCCCGCCTATGATCTGGCCTTCCAGCTCTATCCCTATCGGAAGTCGCCCGACCAGGACCGCCCCACCCGCCGACACCCGGTGGTGATCGTCGGTGCCGGACCGGTTGGTCTGGCCGCCGCGCTGGACCTGGGCCGCATGGGCGTGCCGGTCCTGGTACTGGACGACAACGAGGGCATCGGCGAGGGCAGCCGTGCCATCTGCTTTTCCAAGCGCACGCTGGAGGTCTGCGACCGGCTTGGCGCGGGCAAGGCGATGTTGGACAAGGGCGTGGTCTGGAACGTGGGCAAGGTGTTCCACGACGACCGGCTGCTCTACGAGTTCAACCTCCTGCCCGAGGACGGGCATGCCTACCCCGCCTTCATCAACCTGCAGCAACCCTATTTCGAGAAGTTCCTGCATGACGCGATCCTGGCCGAACAGGCGAAGGGCGCGCCCATAGAAATCCGGGGCCGCAACCGGGTCGAGGCAATCGTGCCCGGCGCGGACCACGTGGCGCTGACGGTCTCCACCCCCGATGGCGACTATGGGGTCCAGGCCGACTGGCTCTTGGCCTGCGACGGCGCGCGTTCACCCCTGCGGGGGATGCTGGGGCTGGGATTCGAGGGGCGGGTGTTCGAGGACAACTTCCTGATCGCCGATGTTCGAATGACCGCCGACTTCCCGACCGAGCGGTGGTTCTGGTTCGAGCCGCATTTCAGGTCGGGCGCTTCGGCCCTGCTGCACAAACAGCCCGACGATGTCTGGCGGATCGACTTCCAGCTGGGCTGGAACATTGACCGCAAGAAGGAACTGGAGCCAGAGAGCATCCGGGCGCGGGTGGATGCGATGCTGGGGCCGGATGTCAGCTACGATCTGGTCTGGACCTCGATCTACACGTTCCAGTGCCGGCGGATGGAGCGGTTCCGGCATGGGCGGGTGATCTTTGCGGGCGACGCGGCGCATCAGGTCAGTCCGTTCGGGGCGCGGGGGGCGAACTCGGGCATCCAGGACGTGGACAACCTGTGCTGGAAGCTCAAACTGGTGCTGGACGGCACGGCGCCGGACCGGTTGCTGGACAGCTATGACCGGGAGCGG from Neotabrizicola shimadae includes:
- a CDS encoding MBL fold metallo-hydrolase, which produces MAKAFASQGDLSEKKISFTQVGEGLYAFTAEGDPNSGVIIGDDSVMVVEAQATPRLAQKVIDCIRSVTDKPISHVVLTHYHAVRVLGASAFGASQIIMSEAARNMVVERGQEDWDSEFQRFPRLFQGHESIPGLTWPTTTFNGKMSVWLGKRRVDILQLGRAHTAGDAVIHVPDANVMFTGDIVEAHSACYCGDGHFSDWGGTLEAIRAYDLDAIAPGRGDAVVGRAAVNGALDRTKDFVDSTFRPVARVAARNGSLKEAWDACRAACDPKFKDYAIYEHCLPFNVARAYDEARGLDHPRIWTAQRDLEMWAALQG
- a CDS encoding FAD-dependent oxidoreductase, whose product is MNQPVRPAYDLAFQLYPYRKSPDQDRPTRRHPVVIVGAGPVGLAAALDLGRMGVPVLVLDDNEGIGEGSRAICFSKRTLEVCDRLGAGKAMLDKGVVWNVGKVFHDDRLLYEFNLLPEDGHAYPAFINLQQPYFEKFLHDAILAEQAKGAPIEIRGRNRVEAIVPGADHVALTVSTPDGDYGVQADWLLACDGARSPLRGMLGLGFEGRVFEDNFLIADVRMTADFPTERWFWFEPHFRSGASALLHKQPDDVWRIDFQLGWNIDRKKELEPESIRARVDAMLGPDVSYDLVWTSIYTFQCRRMERFRHGRVIFAGDAAHQVSPFGARGANSGIQDVDNLCWKLKLVLDGTAPDRLLDSYDRERVHGADENILNSTRATDFITPKTPVSHMFRNAVLDLAAVAPFARTIVNSGRLSVPCTYDGSDLNGPDVAGMPVRTRPGSPCPDAPLDGGWLLHRLGGGFTLLTLDAEAPDEVEAHGVTVRRLALSGRENPALKARYLGDAGAGVYLIRPDQHVAARWTAFDRGAVTAALARALALEP